From a single Desulfitibacter sp. BRH_c19 genomic region:
- a CDS encoding GntR family transcriptional regulator, with protein sequence MEYTGGGDQNSLRGMVFNRLLDDILNGVYIPGETLVESKLAEKLGVSRTPIREAIKQLELEGLVTPLPNRRVIVQGVTDKDIDDIYIIRKRLEGLAARWAVVNITDDEFQELKKTLDLMDFYTERGNLDQVQVLDAEFHSIIFQASKSKPLRFVLANFHQFLRKARGDSLMVPGRLPKALREHRAILDAIASNDPNAAEQAMQRHILGAKDNLSSHRKEVVEK encoded by the coding sequence ATGGAATATACTGGCGGCGGTGACCAGAACTCACTGCGCGGTATGGTATTTAATCGGTTACTAGACGACATTTTAAATGGGGTTTATATTCCGGGTGAAACTCTTGTTGAATCTAAATTGGCAGAAAAGCTTGGAGTCAGCAGGACGCCAATTAGGGAAGCCATCAAACAACTAGAACTAGAAGGTTTAGTCACTCCGCTACCGAATAGGAGAGTTATTGTCCAAGGTGTTACAGACAAAGATATTGATGACATTTATATTATCCGTAAAAGACTTGAGGGTTTAGCAGCCCGCTGGGCAGTTGTAAACATTACTGATGACGAGTTTCAAGAGTTAAAGAAGACTTTGGATTTAATGGATTTTTATACTGAAAGAGGAAATTTGGATCAGGTTCAGGTGTTAGATGCAGAATTTCATAGTATTATTTTTCAGGCGTCCAAAAGCAAACCACTAAGGTTTGTACTGGCGAATTTTCATCAGTTTCTTAGAAAAGCTAGAGGAGATTCATTAATGGTACCTGGAAGATTACCAAAGGCTTTACGGGAACACAGAGCTATATTAGACGCTATTGCATCCAATGACCCTAATGCTGCTGAACAAGCAATGCAGAGGCATATTTTAGGTGCTAAAGACAACCTGTCATCACATAGAAAAGAAGTGGTTGAAAAATAG
- a CDS encoding isocitrate dehydrogenase (catalyzes the formation of 2-oxoglutarate from isocitrate) gives MQKITIIPGDGIGPEVMEATLKILEAAASPFEWEQVEAGEKTIETEGTPLPAKVLDSIRKNKVALKGPITTPVGKGFKSVNVILRKELNLFANLRPIKNLPNVKTRFENVDLIVVRENTEDIYVGIERQIDEGRAEAVKVITAKASKKIAHFAFEYAKMYYRNKVTAVHKANILKLTDGLFLKSCKEIAQDYPDIEFNEKIVDNMCMQLVQFPERFDILVLPNLYGDILSDLAAGLVGGLGLVPGANLGEDVAVFEAVHGSAPDIAGMNKANPIALLLSACMMLDYLGYQNIGQRIRIAIDQVLMEGKFLTGDLGGSSSTTEITEAIKSKL, from the coding sequence ATGCAAAAGATTACCATTATACCAGGGGATGGTATAGGCCCAGAAGTAATGGAGGCAACATTAAAAATATTAGAGGCAGCTGCTTCTCCCTTTGAGTGGGAACAAGTAGAAGCAGGAGAAAAGACAATTGAAACCGAAGGAACTCCATTACCTGCTAAAGTACTCGATTCTATAAGAAAAAATAAAGTTGCTTTAAAAGGCCCCATTACAACACCAGTAGGGAAAGGCTTTAAGAGTGTGAATGTGATTTTACGAAAAGAATTGAATCTTTTCGCTAATTTAAGACCTATAAAAAACCTACCTAATGTAAAAACTAGGTTTGAAAATGTTGATTTAATTGTAGTTAGAGAAAATACTGAAGATATCTATGTAGGAATTGAAAGGCAGATCGATGAGGGTAGGGCAGAAGCAGTTAAAGTTATTACTGCTAAAGCCTCAAAAAAAATAGCACATTTTGCATTTGAGTATGCTAAAATGTATTATAGAAACAAGGTAACTGCTGTACACAAAGCAAACATCCTCAAGCTAACAGATGGCTTATTCTTGAAATCTTGCAAGGAAATAGCCCAGGATTATCCTGATATTGAATTTAATGAAAAAATAGTTGACAATATGTGTATGCAGTTGGTACAATTTCCAGAGCGCTTTGATATTCTCGTGTTACCTAACTTATATGGAGATATATTATCTGATCTTGCAGCAGGACTTGTTGGCGGGTTAGGATTAGTTCCTGGAGCTAATCTTGGTGAAGATGTGGCTGTATTTGAGGCTGTTCATGGAAGTGCACCTGATATAGCCGGAATGAACAAAGCCAATCCCATTGCCCTTTTACTGTCAGCATGTATGATGTTGGATTATCTAGGCTATCAAAATATAGGTCAGAGAATAAGAATTGCTATAGACCAGGTTTTAATGGAAGGAAAATTCCTTACCGGTGACTTGGGAGGGAGCAGTTCAACAACAGAGATTACTGAAGCAATTAAGTCAAAACTATAA